In Candidatus Hydrogenedentota bacterium, the following are encoded in one genomic region:
- a CDS encoding glycosyltransferase family 4 protein has protein sequence MRTIQLARRYVRDDWGGTETVVQEVSRRLIALGHDAEVYCTLATANTPADNIDGVRVTRFPYFYPAIGLSPENRDILDRKGGSPFSFALMRALMRYPDLDLIHLHTGNRIGGIGRHVARKRRIPYVVSLHGGAFDIPAEEAASLAAPMKGSFDWGKILGMWVGSRRVMQDAGAILCVGYPESQKAQAHFPEKNVQYVPNGADTRRFARGDGQAFREARGIPRDAKVLLTVARIDTQKNQMLPARLLPELCRIEPNTHVLLIGNITNKAYHQKIEQQVAASGLSDHITIIPGIDASSQDIVDAYHAADFFLLPSIHEPFGIVILEAWSAGLPVLASRVGGIPHFVEDGKDGLLFDPADDTEFLKAFEALAGAPDRAAAIAAAGGEKAREQYDWDAVARRILSIYEDVIRENPLRK, from the coding sequence GTGCGTACTATTCAACTGGCCCGGCGCTACGTCCGGGACGACTGGGGCGGGACCGAAACCGTCGTGCAGGAGGTCAGCCGCCGCCTCATCGCGCTCGGCCACGACGCCGAGGTCTACTGCACGCTCGCCACCGCCAACACTCCGGCGGACAACATCGATGGCGTGCGCGTCACCCGCTTTCCCTACTTCTACCCCGCCATCGGCCTCAGCCCCGAAAACCGCGACATCCTCGACCGCAAAGGTGGGAGCCCCTTCTCCTTCGCCCTCATGCGCGCCCTCATGCGCTATCCCGATCTCGACCTCATCCACCTCCACACCGGCAACCGCATCGGGGGAATCGGCCGCCACGTCGCGCGCAAGCGACGCATCCCCTATGTCGTCTCGCTCCACGGCGGAGCCTTCGACATCCCCGCCGAGGAGGCCGCGTCCCTCGCCGCCCCCATGAAGGGCTCTTTCGACTGGGGCAAGATACTCGGCATGTGGGTCGGTTCGCGCCGCGTCATGCAGGACGCCGGCGCCATACTCTGCGTCGGCTATCCCGAAAGCCAGAAGGCCCAGGCCCATTTCCCCGAGAAAAACGTCCAGTACGTCCCCAACGGAGCCGACACCCGCCGCTTCGCCCGGGGCGACGGCCAGGCCTTCCGCGAAGCACGGGGCATCCCCCGGGACGCCAAAGTCCTGCTCACCGTCGCGCGGATCGATACCCAGAAGAATCAGATGCTGCCCGCGCGCCTGTTGCCGGAACTGTGCCGCATCGAGCCCAACACCCATGTGCTCCTCATCGGCAACATCACGAACAAAGCCTACCACCAGAAAATCGAACAGCAGGTCGCCGCGTCGGGACTCAGCGATCACATCACCATCATTCCCGGCATCGACGCCAGCAGCCAGGACATTGTAGACGCCTACCATGCCGCGGACTTTTTCCTGTTACCCTCTATCCACGAGCCCTTCGGAATTGTTATCCTCGAAGCCTGGTCCGCCGGCCTGCCCGTGCTCGCCAGCCGCGTCGGCGGCATACCGCACTTCGTGGAGGACGGTAAGGACGGGCTCCTTTTCGATCCCGCGGACGATACCGAGTTTCTGAAGGCCTTCGAGGCCCTCGCCGGCGCGCCCGATCGCGCCGCCGCAATCGCCGCGGCCGGGGGGGAGAAAGCCCGCGAACAGTACGACTGGGATGCCGTCGCACGGCGCATCCTCAGCATCTACGAGGACGTAATTCGTGAGAATCCTCTTCGCAAATAA
- a CDS encoding glycosyltransferase family 4 protein — MRILFANNLCGHYGGVEQTIAHTARALAAKGHECHLAYASAGRNPEEFARLFASVTRCREFGGPPQQAGGQLFADIIARCKPDVLFVHKISQLPEGVEHARNYRKIVLVHDNDMWCPTGLGYDRRTRKLCTHSAGWQCYLSFAFLEKRESKLMPFRIVSVREKICEMQRYHQFDSILANSNFIREKLLANGFPFDRTRVCHPALNQPEPAPSPVPDESVILYVGSLIRGKGVDLLLEALPHLRCPYQLYIVGVGKSQDALKRKARDLGIAGAVHFEGWIPNEKIAGYYQRARVVAVPSAWPEPFGLVGLEAMRHGRPVVAFRTGGIPDWLVNEENGLLAPSLDVAAYAAALERALAEPGLAKRLGENGARRAREKFSFEKYLNRLEQFLAGAGVADEPA, encoded by the coding sequence GTGAGAATCCTCTTCGCAAATAACCTCTGCGGCCACTACGGTGGCGTCGAACAGACCATCGCCCACACCGCGCGGGCCCTCGCCGCAAAAGGCCACGAATGCCACCTGGCCTACGCCAGCGCTGGCCGCAATCCCGAGGAATTCGCACGCCTCTTCGCCAGCGTCACGCGATGCCGCGAATTCGGCGGGCCGCCCCAGCAGGCCGGCGGGCAGCTCTTTGCCGATATCATCGCGCGCTGCAAACCCGATGTCCTCTTTGTCCACAAAATCTCCCAGCTGCCCGAGGGCGTCGAACACGCCAGAAACTACCGCAAAATCGTCCTCGTGCACGACAACGACATGTGGTGCCCCACCGGGCTCGGCTACGACCGCCGCACCCGCAAACTATGCACCCATTCCGCCGGCTGGCAGTGCTATCTTTCCTTCGCCTTCCTCGAAAAACGCGAGTCGAAGCTCATGCCCTTCCGCATCGTCAGCGTCCGCGAGAAGATTTGCGAAATGCAGCGCTACCACCAGTTTGACAGCATCCTGGCCAACAGCAACTTCATCCGGGAAAAGCTCCTCGCCAACGGGTTCCCCTTCGATCGCACCCGCGTCTGCCATCCGGCCTTGAACCAGCCGGAGCCGGCCCCGTCTCCCGTCCCCGACGAAAGCGTCATTCTCTACGTCGGCTCGCTCATCCGCGGAAAAGGCGTGGATCTGCTCCTCGAGGCGCTACCCCATCTCCGCTGCCCGTACCAGCTCTACATCGTGGGCGTCGGCAAGTCACAGGACGCCCTGAAACGCAAGGCCCGCGACCTCGGAATCGCCGGAGCCGTCCACTTCGAAGGCTGGATACCCAACGAGAAAATCGCCGGCTACTATCAGCGCGCCCGCGTCGTCGCCGTGCCCTCCGCCTGGCCCGAACCCTTCGGCCTCGTCGGCCTGGAGGCCATGCGACACGGTCGCCCCGTCGTCGCCTTCCGAACCGGCGGTATTCCGGACTGGCTCGTCAACGAGGAAAACGGCCTGCTCGCGCCGTCGCTCGACGTCGCGGCCTACGCCGCCGCGCTGGAGCGGGCCCTCGCCGAACCCGGACTCGCGAAAAGGCTCGGCGAAAACGGCGCGCGCCGCGCACGCGAGAAGTTCTCCTTTGAAAAATACTTGAACCGTCTGGAGCAATTCCTGGCGGGTGCGGGAGTTGCCGATGAGCCAGCCTGA